gtgatgatcagggcactcgaccggctccttctccagcgcgtggcggcactccgcctccttctccgcatgCGCCgacacgcccgagcagccagcctcctccttctccgcctcgtcagcaagggcggaagagacctgccgccgctccggctgctccggcgcgtcgtagtccttctcctccgcctcgtaagcaagtaaagaagacaaccgctccgtctgctcggtcggtgtctagcagtacaaccagaggcgggaggacatacagattcggtccttctctgaagactccagagaagttaccatacgagaggaccccggaggagaacgccgagatcgcacgaaccgaagtggatgactggttttaagggttgaaagcaaagagatatccacttccggaggagaaggtagatccggtgaaagcgaagcgcactctggctgccctgacaaaaccaccgaagtctccgccgaaaggaaactatgagcgcattattggaaaggaatttgccgaagcggagcggtcgggaagtactgtcagtgatcaaaggctgaaagaacgacgagctgggaaacaaattgcccagctcggcgaacaagcgaagcaatcgtgccccccgctcaaggtgcctagccacaatgtcgctaatgatccgaggatggtgcctggttatagcaatcttgcagattacctgcccgacgatgtacattatgaacccatggacgtgcagatacaaagatacgagtacgggaagcctctcgtcaaagatgaaagatctctatcaacgatgatgagaagattgcatgattggtacttgaaaatctgcagagactctggggggaggagtactttgtatgtgaaagttaaaaaggagcatgacctcgttggaattgaactgttgcatgttccatttgaggagttctatcagtttttcaatcaattggccctcgataaaacaacggtcgcctgctactgtctgtaagtagtactacttttgtcattaagtctctctatatagctcagctctttcattgcatgtatttataatcatcctcactatattatgcagattgaagatcgccgaattgaagaaaagacaagtcggtgatattgggttcattaacacatatctcatagatgcaactcaggttaaatttcatgccgcagctaccgaggccaacttgctatgatcgttcgtaataaatgaaaacaaagatataatactctttccttacaacttcaagtgagtgttactgtcttgtgcgtattcggtttcccttatatattagtcaagattatagtaatgtaattgatgagttatgcatgcgtgtgcagtttccactatattctcctagagattaagcttgagcagggactagtaaccgtcttagactcaagacgaaaagatccccaggactatgcagacatgactcaaatactcgagaagtaagtaaaatcgatcattatccatcatatcagcaactttgttcatttcctgatatatcaagtaattgttttctttgtccggcagggtttggagaaaattcaccagaaaagctccgggactgccgaaggagctgcaatttagacacccgaaagtaagtactatagtagcatgttccgcgcatctactagtcattcaagcgctagtttcatcaataccatttggcattcttgcttatcagtttgattgacctctatttcttgtaaagtggttgtggcaggaacaagggaatgatttctgtggatactacgtttgcgagtccatccgccacacgacctgtgagcggggctacactgacgaacaatatgaagtacgtaaataacaacattcacaattttattttattaccatcatttgtgttgagtttcattcattcatatatatatgtattgacccccttctttaaattagatgtttcggaagcgggatgaactcctagcaccagctcgcatgcgagcaattcaagaggaattggcggcattcttttttgaccacgtgatccctgaagacggagaattctatgtggaccctgagtccgtatgattatatttgtaagagataattattgtatatatgtagccggtagtgtcggatagatatacgagaacttgttgttcgaccaatctctcggagaaggagaggtggtcgatatcacttctctctgtatgcatatatgttcatgacgatcttctgtttccttcgtttgattactagctagctagcgtgtctagtcctctctatacgtatgtatagtacgtagcgtcgaccaagcacggacataagagaggacacttctctctattaattatagctagctaacacaatatatgaaacacctaaattaaccccccaaaaccccccaNNNNNNNNNNNNNNNNNNNNNNNNNNNNNNNNNNNNNNNNNNNNNNNNNNNNNNNNNNNNNNNNNNNNNNNNNNNNNNNNNNNNNNNNNNNNNNNNNNNNNNNNNNNNNNNNNNNNNNNNNNNNNNNNNNNNNNNNNNNNNNNNNNNNNNNNNNNNNNNNNNNNNNNNNNNNNNNNNNNNNNCAAAaatcccagccacagaaatgctgacgcgtggatggctattggtcccggttgatgccaccaaccgggaccaaagggtcttctGTCTGGACTCCACGCACAGGCCACGTGCAGGTCCATCTgtctcggttctggattgaaccgggactaaagggacatggcattagtaccgaccctttagtcccggttccagaaccggaacAAAAGgctcttacgaaccgggacaacaggccctttttctaccagtggctgcacagaaggcttatccgCGCAGTTTTGATCGGCCACATTTCACTGTGCCGCCTCGATATCTCTCCATCGATCAGTTGCTATAAGGCCAGCAAATCGGATGTATCCACCTCAAAGGCTTTGCTTCCACAAAACGATTAGGAGTTACTACTGCTGGTTAGGCCTGTTAACATCCGAAAGTACTAGCTTGGAGACGTCCTTATCCACAAGGTAGGTACCTTGAGCAATCGACCGATAAACCGAGACGGCACTCGCCAAACGTATCTACAACTGCACCGCCATTACTCTCTACCTTACAGCTGATCCAGCACCAcaagtgtactgtacgtggagctGGCCGAACGATGCGTACAGCGTACGCACGCACGTACACTGATCCTCCTTCAAAAAGATGGCAAATATATAATTTCTGGTATGGCAATTTTGTTGGCGTCGTTCTTCTCCTCTGTAGATCTCGATCGCAAGAATATCGTACGTGAGAAAGATGTCTGAGCTGAAAAGGCCAGCCAAAAGTAACTACTCATGGTAGCTAGTTAAGCATTGGCACTCCGGCAAGCTTTGCGACCACGAAAAACACGCGCCTTTTTTTCCTCTCAAGATCGAGAGAAGATATTACTTCCGCGAAAGCTGGCGTTGAAGACAGTGGTAGCCAGCTAGCTAGCTGGAGTAGAGTCGTTTCTAAGGCACATTTGATGTCTAGACGCCGTCGATCGAGCGGACACTCGATCGCGGAGGCGTTGGAAAAGGTGGTTCCTACCCCCAACCAACCCCAACGGAAACCACCGAGCTCACCAACTCCCAGCTGCCGCGGCGCGCGCACCGTCGTCCCTCACGTCGCCGTCGCTAACCGGTGTGCATGCCATGTATATAAGCCCCTGACCCCCGCAGGCCTCTGCCATCGGTCGATCCATTGGTCGAGAGAGAGAAACGCATTGACTGTTTGACGCTGCTAGTGCAATCTGCTCTCTCTTTTCCGGTTAGGTTGGTTGAGGACTTCAGGTGCTGGTGAGATGGGTTCTGGTGGCAGGTGCCTGGCCTTGGCCGCGCTGCTGCTCGTGAGCTGCGcgtcgacggcgaccgcggcgaagTACACCGTCGGCGACACCTCCGGCTGGACCACCGGCGCGGACTACACCACCTGGGCCAGCGACAAGAAGATCAAAGTCGGCGACACCCTCGGTTAGTATATAGTACATGCCGGCCACGTACTTTTCTAGTAACATTTTCGTCTAGTTTGCCACGCATTTACTGATGAACGAACTCGCACGGCAAAATTTACAGTGTTCAACTACGCCGGCGGGGCGCACAACGTGGCGGAGGTGAGCGCGGCGGACTACGCGTCCTGCTCCGCCGCCAACGCGCTCAGCAGCGACGGCAGCGGCGCCACCACCGTCGCGCTCAAGACCGCGGGGAAGCACTACTTCATCTGCGGCGTCACCGGCCACTGCAGCAACGGCATGAAGCTCGTGGTcaacgtcgccgccgccgccgccgcctcgccgcccaagGCGTCCCCGACCCCGGACACCCCCGACACCCCCTCCACCACCCCGACGTCCCCGTCCACCCCAGCCGCCACGCCCAAGACCCCGGCGACCGTGCTCGCGCCGCCGGCCAAGCAGTCGGAATCCGGCGCCACCGGGCTCAGAGCCACGGCGGTGGCTGGCCTGGGCGCCATTGCCGGGCTTGTGGCCGCGGGGCTCTTCTAGACGGGCGAGGCCAGGGTGGAGGCAGTGCAGTGCTGTACGTTAGGTTGCATGTCGTCGATCAGCTCATCGATCGTGTCAGTCGTTTCTCGTTTGTTGAGGAGGCCATGTTTCTTTTGACGGAGGGGACTAGCTTTTGTTGTGGTTGGCACGGTGGTTGGGTGCCTTGGATTCTATGTTATGATTTTTTTTTTACATCGCATTCATGTCATTGTCGCGTATTTTTGCCTACTTTGTACTGTGCCACGTGAGTGTCGGATCATTTATCTGTAGGCAGATTTGCACGTGTGATTTCTTTTCATATAATTCATTCATGTGGCGTATGAAACATGTCACGATCGGTTGTTGTTGAAGAGGTTTCTTTTGATGGCCCCAAGGTACCGATGAACAACCGGTTTCGTCATTCATCTTGGATGGTTGGCTACCAAGACGCCCCACatacgtttcaaaaaaaaaaaagacgcCCCACATAGTGCAAACTGCAAAACCCCTCGCGTTAGGCTCCTTCCAAATATTCAATGCAGTGAGCACTATCATcgactaataaaaataaaaatccaaAAAATTCCAAACCAAACTTGATCTACACAAAAGACAAATCCAACTAtaaaaaatgagaccaacccaagaGCTAACCCTCATTGGCATTTTTTTATAGGAGAAACTCCGCAAGCACCGCGCGTCCAAGCCAGACTCAAACTCAGGTGGGCTGGCAGCAACCTCAGCTGCCCAGCCAACGGTTCGACGCCACATCCTCGACAAATCCAACTATGAATGTCACTTTTTTTCTCCCTAAAAGAGACTGAAACCGCCCGGCTCTGCATCATTATGATGCACGGCCATTCTTATTGATTGCCGAAACCATTACAAGAATGAAATTAACACCTACCACTAAGACTCTCAGACACTGCCATATAGTCATATCTAAATTTGCCTTGTTGGTTCTCCATGTACATATCAAATTGGATTTGAAGCTTTATAGAATCATAAACACATATCAACATACAATTTATTTCAAGAAAGTTCAGATCTTTTAGGTGTGCTACAGTACATTCGTAGCAACACCCATACTGCTTGTAGCACTAGAACCTTGGGTGAGGGCTTTTGGAGGCCGAGCTACACGGAGCTCGTTTTCAAAATACAAATTTCCACAAGGTGAAAAGATTTGAAATTGTTTGTATACACTTTCACACATGTGTATTGCATCTGTGCAAAAATTCAAAACCAAATACTTTCACACGTGGCGTACAGAAAAAAGACAAATATGTATTTCTAGAATGGGCCAATATTTTTTGTTGTTGGGCcggatttttgttttttttttacaGCCTACAAATCACAACAAATTCAAAAATATTTCTTACACGTTCATGTGGAAATCTATTAAGTTACCATGgaattttgttttgaatttttctgAAACTTTAAAATATAAATTTTGATATTTTCCGTCTCTCTCTGAAATGGAACTTTAATCGGTCAAAGACCTGCCAAAACGGCCTTAGGATTCTAGAAACTAAGATTCTACAGACTCCATTCTAGTCGTTGTCTGGCATCATAGATCCAAGTAGTAACATATTTAGTTCATCAATCAAGGGAGTGGCAAATATATCCACAATAGAAAGAACAAAATGAGGAAAAATAACGACCCAGTGGATTCTAACACTAATGATATATTATATATGGTTTGCTTGTTGCATAATTACAAGAGTCAGCGCTACCAAATTGTTAGAGATTTACAAGACAACGGGTAAAACCATATGAAGTATACATCTTCAAACTTTAGCACTCCATTTATGTAAGAACAAACAAACGAGATTGACATTGATTCAAAGAAATAGCCTGATTTCAACGAGCCAGTTTGCTGCAATTTGAGTGAGAAGATTCATAATGTGTAATCCTCATCAGAGTGGTAAGCAACCATCATTACATGTATTTTTGGCATATCTGACAAAACTGCAAAAGGGTGATTAAAACAGGTGCCataccaaaacaaaaacaaaatagtagCAGTTCGTTGAATCTCACTTATCAAGGGAAAAGCTACACATCAACTGCTTTAGCTTACGTATCATGTTCCTCAAGAAGCAGCTATTCTTACTTTGTTCTTTTAGCTTGCCGTGGTACAAGCTAAAAAAAAAACTCAACCACTCACTGACAGATTTGGCGTTAACGCCTTGTGCCAGTATGCAGGACATGCTGGTACTCCCTCTGTGATCCAAAAAATCTTACATTAGTTTAAAGAGGAAGTAGTATCATTTAGTCTTCCTAACCTAGCAATTGTGATTGACTGCCAAGACACATAGCAGTTGATGATTCAAAACCAGAGTGGATCACCTAATCATATTGCTATGCAGAACTGCAGATGATATGCGTGTACGCTCATTGGTCTCCGTATTGATGCATCAGATATTAGTATAGGTAATCCCCAAGCTTGTCACGAATTTTCTGCTCCTCTTTGATATCTATTAAAATGTCAAGACAAACAAATACATTGGGAACACTGCTTATCACCCTACACACTCCACATAAtctaaagttacaacgatgcatttCTTGATGTAAGTATTTCAAGTTAGCAGCGAGCCAGATAACAGAAAAATACTGCCTAACTTCAAATTAAAATTGAATGGAAAAGTATATCCTAGTTTGCCCCAATGGCAGTACCCTAGATAATAGGCCAGaacagcaaaacaaaagaaaaaacactaAGCAAACGCCCATTCAAGTTTTCATTGGTTAAACCTTAAATATTTTGAATAAATAAGGTTCTAAATCATATTTTAGGATACATTCCTGATCAGGGTTCTCTTGGAAATTGGAGTTCAGAGCGTTTCCATCACCGTCTATGATTGCAGATATTGTCATGGAGGACTCAATGCATAATATGGCAGCAATAGCATCAAGCCGTGTAACCTCATTTCTGAACATTAATCTTGCGTGTGCTACGACATGGACAAATATAGAACTGTGAGAATGAGGCGAGATGTGAATCAAACAACATATCTGAAAGGGGAAAAGATCCACTAGAAATGACAGAACATGCCTTGTGCCAGCCTTATCAAACTCTCAAGCATACGCACAGTTGTCCTCGCTGCACAAAATCAAGTTTTCAGCAGCTGCAAAACTCTCTTAAGGAAAAATAAATGTTCTGCTAACCTGCATTATGTGTTCCATCTCTCCGCTGAAGCTGATAATAGCCTGAGATAACACTTTCTGCTTCCTTTGTCAGCACCGGTTTGAACCGCTGTTTTACATAGTGGATATACCTGTGATTTATAGAATACTCAAGCATCATTATACAGCATTGACAATGAAAAATAAAATCTCGGCAGTAAACAGCACAATCAAACAAGTCAAATACACTTGAAAATTTCAGCTGCTTATTATACATGACCTGACAAAATAGCACTTGCTAAGGCAACAAAAAAGTCTGAGCATTAAGTACAACATAATGAAACACATGTATTTGTCTTTCTGAGCACAAGTCTCTAAGCTCAACACTGTCATGTTGGCTATCTACCTTCTCAAACAGGGGAGTGTCCACTCTTTTATACCCAAAGGTTGGGTGCTTTTTACGGCAGGGTCACTGGCCTTGTTTTCTTCTGCTTTGGTGCTCTACATAATTTCAAAAAGATAGTGCTTAATAGAGCAGTGTGTTCCAAAATGACAGACTGCTATATTATGTGCATCCTTATAGAGTTGATAGTGAGGCCCACATCTTGTATATGTTCCAATTATGCAATAGAGAGAAATTTGGCCATTTTCCATATTTCCAAACAGGGGTAAGCTTATCTAAGAAGCAACACAAGAGACCAAActcaacagaaaagaaataaaaccgtACCTGAGCTAATATATGAGATGAAATTATACCATCCAACTTAGGGTTCTTTTTATCCAAGAGAACAAGAACTATATCAAATCTACTCAGCAATGGTCCTGAAAGTGTTGTATTCACGGACAAGGCTGCAAATGGAAAGTGTTTCGAAAGGTTACGCAAATCCTTCAAAGGAACCTAAAGACATTACAATGATTAAAATATCATTAAGCTGATTGCACCATCAAATTATTAACCTTACTAGTGTGCTAATATGCAGTGTTAAAGACAGTGATGGTATTGTAGTGGTAGTCTATTGTTCATGCCACTATTGAATCGAGTCTCAACTGTAACACAGATTAAATGACTAAATGTTGAGCTATTATAATATAGAACTGCAGAAGTAAATACGTGGTGCCTGAAATACTGTCAAGTGTTCTTTTACTATTAAGTAGCATGTCTATACTGATGTTAAGTGCAGTACATTCATTTGAATCATATTGTCCTTTTGGATTAGTGGCACCAAAGACAGTAGTCCTTGTACTGAGTGTTGTCACCAGTCCAGCctgaaaaggcaaagaagtgataATACTTTATCAAATTGCATGCTAGTGAGCATGAATGGCCCATTAAATGCTTACTGTTTTGAGTGAAAGAGGCATGGTACCTTTGCAACGCTTATTGTTTGTTGTTCCATGGCTTCATGTATTGTTGTCCTGTCATGCTCTCGCATACTATTAATGAGAATGTCAGATGGAAACTATATCAGATAAAACATAGAGGCATAAACACAGTCTTGTATTTAGCATAAGGCTAAGAGCGTTAAATAATAACATATCATATCGTGCGATACTCCAATAAAAAGAACTATCAATTTAGCATGGAAAATACATCAAATAAAACAACTGAAATGCAAATGCATATTGTCTGGGAGATCACTGCGCTCCTGGATTAGGGCTGGTAGCAGTCACTCGACGGGAGTCCAGGGCTTGCAGCCACGGCACTCCAGAGCTATAGGGGTGTCTGCTTGGAAGAGGGGAGCGGAGATAGATCGATGATTATTGTTGTGTCTGTTGTTTCATAGGCCAAGCATCTTTATACAGAGGGGCATCAAAACCGAAAAAGAAATTAGTCTGATCCAAGGGATGCTTTCTCAAGATAACAAACTGATTAAAGGTAATAACAAACTTGGACACCAATCCTATCTCTACTCCCACCACAAGCGATCCTGGTGTGTGGCATAATCCTTGCGGTCCCACAGTTTGTACTGCTGACCCCGCATTACAGTGTGTGTCTACTGTACAGGAACATGAGAGTAGGCAAGCGTCCATATTGCACACAGGCTTTTGAAATGAGGCCTGGACTATGGCATTTCAGCTGTGAAAAGTGAGAGACTTCATATACATGAGGGAGTCAAAAGTGTTTGTGATGAACATTTTGAAGTTCCTAAGAATTAACTATAAGAGTAAATGGGCATACAGTGCAAATTTTTGGACACATTTTTTGGTGAAGTGGAGGTTGCAGATTATTATCAAGCTATTGGAGATTTGAAGCGGAGGCTGTTATCAAGTAAAGTGCATGTATCTTCTTTTTATTGTCCAAATGAGATCATTCAAGCTAAATATACAAGGATCTGATCCATCAACGAATCTCAAATATGAATATGTGACATAAATTTTCATAATAATCCATCCATCAAGGAATCTCAAATATGACTATGTTGACATAAACTTTCATAATAATCCATTCTCAATATTTTCACAATGTCAAGCCAGTTGTGATCAGGAACTGGGATCTGTTGAATCTCAGATAAGACGCAGGGCACTAATTGTATTAGTGAGTAAAGGTACTGGGTAGCAAATTAGCCAGAGAAACAGTCCAACCTATCAAATTCATCTATGCAGCACAAACCACCATCAGCCAGAACAAGGGCACCAGCCTCAAGCATCCACTCACCTATCATTGAATTCAAAAGAAAATTGCTACCAAGAAAATTAGTGCTACTTTCAAATGAAAAACAACACCAAAAATTCAACATATAATGATGAGAGGAATGGTAACGTCGAACATATATACCTCCATCCTTGACAGCAGTCACAGTCAAACCAGCACTGGTACTTCCAAGACCAGTTGTAATCACAGAACGGTTGCTCAATTTAGCAGCAAACTTCAAAAACTGGGATTTACCAGTACCTGGAGTTTAGTGAAACACCAATACACATTACAATTGTCTCAAATGTATACTCACTCCGTTCcctaatataagatcttttagcTTTTTCTTGATTCGTATGTATCTAGACACATTTTAGTATGTATGTTCACTCATTTTAGTATGTATGTAGTCAATATTTTGAAATAGCTGAAAGGTCTTATAttagggaacggagggagtatttaccaATCTTAGATGCGGTACACAAGAGTGACAATTGCAACCACATAGGCTACACACACTCGTAAATAGACTGTGAGTTAGTTCTCATGCCATCATATCCATGGGTCCTTCCAACAATTAAGGGTAAAACAAAATGATATGCCGTAGTAGGATCCTAGTCTATCATATGTTTATTGCATTTGTTTGTCACTTAGTGTGTATGAACATCATCACTTGTGACCTTGCATTTACTACTAATCTGCAATCATCAGCTAAAACTAAAATATTTATTACCAAAATATTCATGACTGGTGGGCACAAATGTGACATATGATTATTTTTGCAGTTTTAGTTATTATTTGCAAGTCACTAAGTTGCCTTGTTATTCTATCTCAAAGCCAGTTTTTGTGGTCATGATGAAGACTGACCAagattttattttaattatttccgCAGCAGCGTGAGGGCATTCAGCTGTTGCTGTGAAATATGGAAGTACTTTGTCTCTTAGGTATATACTAAATGCAAAATTTTGAATGTGTAATTAATTCTCGTGGCAGGCAGTGGAGGGCTTATCACTCTCTTGAGCTACTTTCAGTCTAGTTACAATGTAAACTTTGCAGAAGTCTAAACCATATTGTCGGTGTAGACATTTTTAATGCCATATATACTCATCATATCTCAATGAAACGTGCCATTACAAACATTAGTACCTGGATCACCAACAAGAAGCATATGTGGTTCGCCACGAACCTTTGTTCCAGAAGCATCAACATGCTGCACTCCACCAATCAACGTAAGAGCAACTGAAATTTAAATATATCATGAATAGTTAAAATGACAACAGTATTTGACAGGAACGCTTAAAAGAACAAATTAGTTATTAACTTCTTTCCAGACGAGGCTTAAAAACAATACTGAATTACTAACAATATAGGTtactgacacaaagtagcatacctGCAAGCTTTACCGTGAATAACCCAAAAATCTGAGGACAAATGCCTTTCAAGATTTTATTTCTTCCTACATACACAAAAAGAAATAATAGATAACTTGTAGTACCGATTAAATGGCAAAAAAAACTCTAGATGCAATTAGAGATATGGAAAAAAATTATGAGGCCAATTTTTTTCATCGCAAGATCTGGACCGCTGATCTGGAAAACAtcaaggaggagggggagggggggctTGAGCACCTTCTAGTGGAGTAGCTCTGTTTTCTGCCCAGAAAAGCTCGAAATCCTTGATAATTTCCTCAGGGATGTCTATACCAGACTTCAGCTCATTAGTTCTCCTGTATAACGCAGCACAAAGACATTGTTCAAACTTCAGAACTCAGCAACCAAGAAGTGCTGAGCAGATGATGTCCATGGCGTCATACTAGTTCTGCAGATGATACAAAAAGGAACTATGGTGCAATGAATGGAAGTAAATCATCGACTTGGGTGACAAACTGTGGAGGTCCCTTCACATGAGACCATATAATAATTTAGATGTTGACGTATCGATTACGTAAAAAGAGTTCCATTATATTTTTTCAACGTAAAACCAACATAGTACGACTTAAAAAAAACATCACAGCGATTCAACAAATTTTCTGGAGTTGCAACAACTTcagaaatgtgaagaaaactactatTACTAATTTACACAGCTTAGGTTGGAAAAGAGTCATATTCCCTCAGTTTCTTTACTTCGCATATTAGTTTTATCTAAGTAAAacgttgtaaagtttgaccaagttaatattaaaaaatatcaacatctataatactccctccgatccaaaataaataTCAACATCTATAGTACccagttcaaaactgcgacacttattttggatcagaAGGAGTATCACATAAATACAATATGAAAAAATAATCCATGCTGGGTCTAATGATATTCATTAGGTATTATGGATTTGGATGTTG
This portion of the Triticum dicoccoides isolate Atlit2015 ecotype Zavitan chromosome 7A, WEW_v2.0, whole genome shotgun sequence genome encodes:
- the LOC119332512 gene encoding blue copper protein-like; its protein translation is MGSGGRCLALAALLLVSCASTATAAKYTVGDTSGWTTGADYTTWASDKKIKVGDTLVFNYAGGAHNVAEVSAADYASCSAANALSSDGSGATTVALKTAGKHYFICGVTGHCSNGMKLVVNVAAAAAASPPKASPTPDTPDTPSTTPTSPSTPAATPKTPATVLAPPAKQSESGATGLRATAVAGLGAIAGLVAAGLF
- the LOC119330993 gene encoding probable DNA helicase MCM9 isoform X1, which encodes MPPPAQHEEFDAADGEASKYAEHAPKLAEFLCSFHSDDLRHILLHPESTLHFPLVIDFAELLDFDPGLAKILYNDPKGFLPYFDSAAQRAQSEVLCILKKCEALGNPDEPRPSAVQKGFVHVRVNVCGSPLEFPESSPSIGKVRVKHRGILLTLKGTVIRSGGVKMIEGKRWYQCRKCNCRFRCYPELEAGNRITLPASCPSMSSKGCQSASFQLIGDSITCHDYQEIKIQESVQLLDVGSIPRSMPVILMDDLVDLVKAGDDVIVTGILSAKWSSDVKDVRCNLDPMFIANYVRRTNELKSGIDIPEEIIKDFELFWAENRATPLEGRNKILKGICPQIFGLFTVKLAVALTLIGGVQHVDASGTKVRGEPHMLLVGDPGTGKSQFLKFAAKLSNRSVITTGLGSTSAGLTVTAVKDGGEWMLEAGALVLADGGLCCIDEFDSMREHDRTTIHEAMEQQTISVAKAGLVTTLSTRTTVFGATNPKGQYDSNESLSVNTTLSGPLLSRFDIVLVLLDKKNPKLDGIISSHILAQSTKAEENKASDPAVKSTQPLGIKEWTLPCLRRYIHYVKQRFKPVLTKEAESVISGYYQLQRRDGTHNAARTTVRMLESLIRLAQAHARLMFRNEVTRLDAIAAILCIESSMTISAIIDGDGNALNSNFQENPDQEYIKEEQKIRDKLGDYLY